A genomic region of Anas platyrhynchos isolate ZD024472 breed Pekin duck chromosome 19, IASCAAS_PekinDuck_T2T, whole genome shotgun sequence contains the following coding sequences:
- the SYNGR2 gene encoding synaptogyrin-2 produces the protein MEGGGGAYGAAKAGGAFDPGRFVQQPQVLARIASAVFALIVFSCLVGEGHTNRPNSGELFCIFNHNEDACRYGIGIGVLAFLACIFFFVVDAYFPQISNATDRKYLVLADLGFSGLWTFLWFVGFCFLTNQWAWTQAQDVLIGADSARAVITFSFFSIFSWGLLLAFAYKRYKMGVEDFAHSYVDPTPEVSTPYSSYPNISHDSYQQPPFTQTADATEGYQPPPVY, from the exons atggagggcggcggcggcgcctaCGGGGCGGCCAAGGCCGGCGGCGCCTTCGACCCGGGCCGCTTCGTGCAGCAGCCGCAGGTCCTGGCGCGGATCGCCAGCGCC GTCTTCGCCCTGATCGTGTTCTCCTGCCTGGTCGGGGAGGGCCACACCAACCGGCCCAACTCCGGAGAACTCTTCTGCATCTTCAACCACAACGAGGACGCCTGCCGCTACGGCATCGGCATCGGCGTCCTCGCCTTCCTGGCCTGCATCTTCTTCTTCGTGGTGGACGCCTACTTCCCGCAGATCAGCAACGCCACCGACCGCAAGTACCTGGTGCTGGCAGACCTCGGCTTCTCGG GCCTCTGGACGTTCCTCTGGTTCGTTGGCTTCTGCTTTCTGACCAACCAGTGGGCCTGGACGCAGGCCCAGGACGTGCTTATCGGGGCTGACTCGGCCCGTGCCGTTATCACCTTCAGcttcttctccatcttctcGTGG GGCCTCCTGCTCGCCTTTGCTTACAAGCGATACAAGATGGGGGTGGAGGACTTTGCTCACAGCTACGTCGACCCCACGCCGGAGGTTTCGACTCCCTACTCCAGTTACCCCAACATCAGCCACGACAGCTACCAGCAGCCGCCCTTCACCCAGACCGCGGACGCCACGGAGGGTTACCAGCCGCCGCCGGTGTACTGA